In Humulus lupulus chromosome 6, drHumLupu1.1, whole genome shotgun sequence, a single genomic region encodes these proteins:
- the LOC133783443 gene encoding wall-associated receptor kinase-like 6 — protein MVVTTMLNYYLFVIIIIGSFVMARSSTELAILAKPGCPEKCGDVTIPFPFGIGSSSSNNCFLNKWFEISCHNSTTPFLKHTQLQLQVLNISLYDNDYDSRQPEWVQVRSPISFFNCANKTSKKSANLTGSPFYYSSENDFVAVSCGLVAKYQIRSGISLVQDGCTSSSSTCSSSSNSSNNVDFSNCHDGVKCCRAYFEGGDSFKISMDNDSSTTLATNRDNEYCKYAFLIDRYEIDKYKTSHDLDYYVPALLSWSLNVTYFDMFKTQVLPTSSFDCDSYNGTLNSSLDRIYSCRCGYGFRGNAYIQDGCQDINECIEGGAYCYGGSTCVNTFGYYRCSYKRKAIFIGVGSPLGLLVLLFSIWRLYIFIKKRKEIKHKKAFFKRNGGLLLEQQIHSSENNVEQTKLFKSKELEKATDNFNIDRVLGQGGQGTVYKGMLEDGKIVAVKKSKIIDEAKLSEFINEVVILTQINHRNVVRLLGCCLETDVPLLVYEFIPNGTLSQYIHDKNAEFPFTWNMRLRIATEVAGALSYLHSAASFPIYHRDVKSTNILLDEKFRAKVADFGTSRTISLEQTHLTTLVYGTFGYLDPEYFQSSQFTDKSDVYSFGVVLVELLTGQKAISATRSEEEGRSLATYFMMTMEEKSSKLFDILDGQVLKDAPKEEILIVVDIAKRCLHLNGRNRPTMKEVAKELERIKGIDNKDSNGIQHNYEDLAYAQPEIADYSWNVSTSSTRLAFDSAATSFSLHQELPLL, from the exons atggTAGTGACTACTATGCTGAACTACTACTTGTTTGTTATCATAATTATTGGATCGTTCGTAATGGCAAGGTCGTCAACAGAACTAGCTATACTTGCGAAACCTGGTTGTCCAGAAAAGTGTGGAGATGTAACTATTCCATTCCCTTTCGGAATTGGGTCATCATCATCCAACAATTGTTTTCTTAACAAATGGTTCGAAATCTCCTGCCACAACTCTACTACGCCTTTCCTCAAACACACTCAACTACAACTACAGGTACTTAACATTTCGTTATATGATAACGACTACGACAGTAGACAACCCGAATGGGTTCAGGTGAGAAGCCCCATCAGTTTCTTCAACTGTGCAAATAAGACAAGCAAAAAATCAGCAAATTTAACAGGAAGCCCCTTCTACTATTCTTCTGAGAATGACTTCGTTGCAGTAAGTTGTGGTCTTGTTGCCAAGTACCAAATAAGGAGTGGTATCAGCCTCGTCCAGGATGGGTGCACCAGCAGCAGTTCCACCTGCTCATCATCATCCAATAGTAGTAATAATGTTGATTTTAGTAATTGCCACGATGGCGTTAAATGTTGTCGTGCTTATTTCGAAGGTGGTGACAGCTTCAAAATCTCCATGGATAATGATTCTAGTACGACTCTTGCAACAAATCGTGATAACGAATATTGCAAATATGCATTCCTGATTGATCGTTATGAAATTGATAAATACAAAACATCCCATGATTTGGATTATTATGTTCCCGCCCTACTAAGTTGGTCCCTTAATGTTACGTATTTCGACATGTTTAAAACTCAAGTTCTGCCAACCAGCAGCTTCGACTGCGACAGCTATAATGGTACTTTAAATTCCTCTCTAGATAGGATATACAGCTGTCGCTGCGGTTATGGATTTCGAGGGAATGCGTACATTCAGGACGGGTGTCAAG ATATTAATGAATGCATTGAGGGAGGAGCGTATTGCTACGGAGGATCTACTTGCGTGAACACTTTCGGGTACTATCGCTGTAGTTATAAACGCAAAGCTATCTTTATAG GTGTGGGGAGTCCTCTTGGATTATTAGTTCTACTTTTTAGTATATGGAGACTATACATattcataaagaaaagaaaagaaattaaacacaaGAAAGCATTTTTCAAACGAAATGGTGGCCTTTTGTTGGAACAACAGATACACTCAAGTGAAAACAATGTCGAGCAAACGAAGTTGTTCAAGTCAAAAGAGTTAGAGAAGGCAACTGATAATTTCAATATAGACAGAGTTCTTGGGCAAGGAGGCCAAGGCACTGTGTACAAAGGAATGTTGGAAGATGGAAAGATTGTTGCTGTAAAGAAGTCTAAAATAATTGATGAAGCCAAACTCTCTGAATTCATCAATGAAGTTGTCATTCTTACACAAATCAATCATAGAAATGTTGTCAGGCTATTGGGATGTTGTCTGGAGACAGATGTTCCACTTCTAGTTTATGAATTCATCCCAAACGGAACACTTTCTCAGTATATTCATGACAAAAATGCAGAGTTTCCTTTCACATGGAACATGAGATTACGAATTGCAACTGAAGTTGCAGGAGCTCTTTCATACTTACACTCGGCAGCTTCTTTTCCAATTTATCATCGAGATGTCAAGTCTACGAACATACTCCTTGATGAAAAATTCAGAGCAAAAGTTGCAGACTTTGGTACATCAAGAACTATCTCCTTAGAGCAAACTCACCTGACCACTTTAGTTTATGGCACATTTGGCTATCTAGATCCAGAATACTTTCAGTCTAGCCAATTCACAGATAAGAGTGATGTTTATAGTTTTGGAGTGGTTCTTGTCGAGCTCTTGACCGGACAAAAAGCAATATCTGCAACAAGGTCAGAGGAGGAAGGAAGAAGTTTGGCAACATATTTCATGATGACAATGGAGGAAAAGAGCAGTAAATTGTTCGACATTCTTGATGGTCAAGTTCTCAAAGATGCGCCAAAAGAAGAGATCTTAATTGTTGTTGATATTGCAAAGAGATGCTTACATTTGAATGGAAGGAATCGACCTACCATGAAAGAAGTAGCAAAGGagctagagaggattaaaggcATTGATAATAAAGATTCCAATGGTATTCAACATAATTATGAAGATTTAGCATATGCACAACCTGAAATTGCAGACTACTCTTGGAATGTTTCCACATCGTCAACAAGGTTAGCTTTTGATAGTGCTGCTACTAGCTTCTCGTTGCATCAAGAATTACCATTGTTGTAA